The stretch of DNA GCGCTCAACATTCCAGAGGAGTAATTCGAGGTGACTTCTCCCGAGAAGCCTCtaccctgctctgctctcagccGCCCTCCTATCACCCAGCGCGGCTCACCCGCCGTTGTCGCTGGCTAATAGAGCCATCAGCCCGTCCGGGGCGTGCGCGGCGCCGGGCACACGCGGCTCCGGCCGCTGGAAGCGGGAGGAGACGACAGCCTCCGGCGGTGGGGCTCGGACACTCACGGAGTCCAGCCTGGCAGCGCTCGGTGAGCGAAGGGAGCGATACCAGGCATCCCGGTGCTCTCTAGGGACAAGCAGAAGCCGATGTCCCGCACACGAAGTTTCCCCGAACGCGCCGCATCTCGCAATGGCAGGGGCGCTCCTCCCGCGGGCGAGCACCGCTTTGCCTGCCCACGCCACGGGACATCTCCGTGCCTACACATCCCGCAGCGCggctctccctcccctccaaaCCCCGGCAGGTGCCGCTGAGGTGGCCCCAGCAGGGGATGCCCCGCACACGCGGGGGCTCCGCCGGGAGTCACCCGCTGCCTCTCCCTCAGCCGGCTCCGCACCCCGTCTCGGACACCCCTCGGCGGGCAGGGCtcccccctttccctttctccctcacGCTTTCCCGCCCCTGcaccgcccccccccccccccccccgcggcGCCCAcgcgcgccgcccccgccccgcccccggcccgcgcGGCGCCCCGGCGCGGGTGTTTGCTCAGGGCCGGGAGCGCGGCACGCGCCGGGCGCACGCACTTGCGACAACAAACCCGCgagcggcgggggcggcgcgcggggcgggggcggcggggggaggCGGGGCCGCGCGGCAGCCAGCGCGTGTGCGGCGGGGGGCGTGGGGgctcgtgtgtgtgtgtgtgtgtgcgtgtgtgtctgtctgtctgtctgtctgtctgtgtgggTGTGCGTGTCCCGCGCTGAAAAGGCGGCGGCGCTCCGCGCATCGCGGCCGGCAAAGCTGGGGAGCGTGGAAAGCGCAAGgtgcagggtgtgtgtgtgtgtgtgagcgcGGGGGGTGGCGGGGGGAGGTTTGTCTCTGTGTgcgtgcgtgtgtgtgtgtgtgtgtgtgtgcgtgtgtgtgtgtgtgtaggagAAGGGGGGGGCGAGCCCCGTCCGCCCCTTATAAGAGACACAATCCTCAGCCACTTTTTTGCAAAAGGGGCTTTGCAAAGCAGCCTGCGCACACGCGAGCGCCACGAGCCTCCCCGCGGCCGCCGCACGGAGGGCGAGAGGGAGGGGGGCGGGCAGAGCCGCCCGCCgtccccgccgcccgcccggctCTGCCGTCCGCTCCCGTTAGTCTCCGcttcccctttcccctgtcGTCTGTTGCCtagctcatttttttttttttttaaattttaaatttaaagttttttctttttctctttttcgattttttctttctgttttcttttttgggttttttttttttttgtttgtttgtttgcttgtttgttttttgggttttttttgtggtggtggtggggggaCGGGGACCGACCGTCACTCGGGCGCCCCCGCCTCGCAGGACTCCCCCTCGCCTATGGCCAGCGGCAGCCCCGCCAGGATGTCCAGCGCCGCCGGGCAGCCGCCCTTCCTGCAGCCGGCGTGCTTCTTCGCCGCGGCGgtggccgccgccgccgcccctccggggccgcccccgggaGCGCCACCGCCGCAGCTCAGCCCGGCGGGCGGGCAGCCCTCCCCGGGCGGCAAGCCCTCGGCGCCGCGGGCGGCCAAGCGGCAGCGCTCGGCCTCGCCGGAGCTGATGCGCTGCAAGAGGAGGCTCAACTTCAGCGGCTTCGGGTACAGCCTGCCGCAGCAGCAGCCGGCCGCCGTGGCGCGGCGCAACGAGCGGGAGCGCAACCGGGTGAAGCTGGTGAACCTGGGCTTCGCCACGCTGCGGGAGCACGTCCCCAACGGCGCTGCCAACAAGAAGATGAGCAAGGTGGAGACGCTCCGCTCCGCCGTCGAGTACATCCGcgccctgcagcagctgctcgaCGAGCATGACGCCGTCAGCGCCGCCTTCCAGGCAGGCGTCCTCTCGCCCACCATCTCGCCCAGCTACTCCCACGACATGAACTCCATGGCGGGCTCCCCCGTCTCCTCCTACTCCTCCGACGAGGGCTCCTACGACCCGCTCAGCCCCGAGGAGCAGGAGCTTCTCGACTTCACAAGCTGGTTCTGAAGGCCGGCCGCCCTCCCGGCAGGTGGGTAGGCGCCGCGGAGGCCCGGGGGAGGCCGGGGCGGATAGCGGGGGGACGGActcggggcggcggggccgcagccgccggggcaggggcaggggccgCAGCCGGGGCTGCCCCTCGGGCGGGCGCCGCTTGTCCCGCGGTACTTACGAGCGGCTCTGCGGCCCGACGCTGCACTGCTCCCGGCGCAGCTCTCAtctcttctctcttttattGTTACAGGACAGTtgcaaaagggaaaagaaacaaacaaacaaaaaccaaaaaaaaaaaaaccacccccacAAAAACAGGTCACACACAGAGAGACAAAAATCCACGCAGGAAAAGAACCTGTTGCGCTCCAGCTCCCCTGCCGTCGGAGGGCGGTGCGGGCACGTCTCTCGGCGGGCGGGCACAGCGCTGCGCGCAGCGGGGGCGGTCGGGGCGgtcggccccggccccggagACCGGCCGGCCTTTGCACTCCGTCGCACTGCCACGGACTGCGCCCCGGAGGAGCGGGTGTGTCCGGCGAGGGAGCCCCGGGAAGCGGGAAAGGGCGCTGCGCTCCTCGGCCGGCGGAGgagctcttcctcttcctcctcctcagcagagaGGCGGCCCATCTTCGCACctcgccgccgccgcggcccTTCAGACACTGGCGTTCATCACCTGTGGACAAAGTTAGTTTACCGATGTCTGTGGTGATGCTGAAGTTAAGCTATGCTGTACTCAAAGAAGTCCCTGGATCCCCGTCAGCCCCCCATCTCCCCgtgcctctccctcccctcGATCCAAGCTTTTCCTCTCGTTTCCATCATAGAATGCTtccaatctttttttttgtgaatttttttatgatgagaAAATCTATTTGTATCTATCCTAACCCGGTTGGGGATATATTAAGCTATTTTTGTAcataagagagagagagatttatAGAGGTTTTGTACAAATGgtttaaaatgtgtatatcttgatactttttttaatatgtaatgCTTATTACCTCCTCATGTTTAGACTCGTAGTCAACGTTACCTTACAACTGCCATTTTTGTATGTGGTTTTGTAAAGGACTTGGATTTCCTCCAGATGTACTTTAGCACCAATGTGTCTTACTTTATAGAAACTTTGTTAATGTATTAATAATGTCATTAAACAATGTTCAAAGTGAACAAAGTTTATGCAGCTATTGTCCAAACGCAAAACGGTAGCTGTTTTCATATGCTGCCttttgggagaaaaaggaaaaaaaaggagaaaaaaagaaaaaccagacaAGCAACAAACAAGCCCCCCCCACACCACTGCCTTTTCTTACTGTTTTATTACAAACTTACAAAGGTCCTGTATAACCCTATTTTATACAATCTAGTTTcataataaaacttttttttaattaaaatgatcAGCTGCCTACcgcatgcaatttttttttttctttctgccattGGCAACGATGAATGTAAGGACAGAATGTTAACCGATGTTATACCGGAGCTAAGTTGCATATGAAGTGTTTGTATCTGATGGATGTAACATATATATCTTTATCTCtatataaaaatgcaaagatCTAGCGCTATCACCATTGTTTTCTTGCCCTTCTGTGTTGCAAATGTGTATCCAAATCAAAAGGCGGGGGGATGATTAATGATTGCATTGTCCTTCCTGAAATCACTGCACATTACAGAATTCCCCCAAAAGCCCAAGTCTTAAAAAAAGAGGGCGCTCCATCCCGCGTTTCGGCGGCGTGACCCTGTCCTCCTCCGCGCCTCTGACCCAACGGGGCAGGAAAACGCGGGGGATGGCACAGCCGCCGCCACCCAAAACACGGGGCGCTGCGAACACACTGGCTGGGGAAATAAAACCGTCGCGGAGAAGACGGGAAGCGAGAGGAGAAGggagataaaattaaataaataaatgaagtagTAGAAATCGGTGGAAGCGTAGAGATATTAGTCTTTCCAAACTTGTTATTCTGCCTAAATAGCGTGATCCGCCTGTAAAAGTAGCCAATTACCAAGACTCAAAAAGAAATTGGACTCTTCCCCCTATTCTccgcttctttttttttttttttttggctagcCTGCTTGTTGTCAGTTAGCAAGGACGTGACCAGAATTCGCCTTCTTTTCGCCTGGCTCCTGCATCACTTGCAAATTCAGTTTGCGTGCACCAAGCCAAGCGGAAAGCAAAGctcaaaatgcattttacaaaaaaaaaaaaaaaaaaaaaaaaaaaaagaaaaccaacaaagaCCGGGGAGAGCCAGTGTGCCGTACGgagttacaaagaaaaaaaaaaaactagtcCACTCCGCTACAAATGTGCCGTCGAGTTGCGAGGGATGCgctatttttaagaaagaagaggaaaaaactcGGGTGGAGGAGCCCGGAATTTTCCCTCTATGTGTGTGTAACAAGAGCTAGTTAAATATACAAgcatatatatgcacacatgGACATTTATACGTGTGTATGTCAGTGCACAGTCCTTCCTGCATTGCTTTAAAAGTATACACACGTTTGGCCCTTCGCCTCCTCCCCCCACGCCCTGAAATGATCAATACGTGATTTAATcgcggggggagggggaggggagggggaggacgGGACGGGAGGACGGGACACGCTGGGGTCACGAAATCCCTCATTACTTTAGCACAAACACTCATTGTTTTAACCGCTCGTGGAACTAATGTTTAGTTATGAAAATAATAACCGTTATATGCCGCCATCCGCTGTCCCTTTACAGCATCTCCCTTTTTATTTACCCACTTTTGCAAGTGTACAGATAAGGTATGCAAAGAAAGTGTAGCGAGTAATTTATAGCTATGAATATAACATTAGGATAATGTTTCATTCTGTTACAAAGGCGAAATTTCTCTTCCTTGTGTAGACAGGTGTTCTTTTTTGCTCACTTCTGAATAGTAAATATCCAGACTCATTAAACTAAAGGCAAAGTTACGCTGTTGTTCGCTACAATGTATAAGACAGGCTCAGAAATTCAccacctcctccctcccttttcccctcagccccctccagaaagaaagaaagaaagaaaacacacacacacaattttACTGAAGATAGGGAAAGGGCAAAGCAGGATTGGGGTAAATCTCATTACATCTGCTCTAATCGCTTAGCAACACAAAGCCTTTTCTTGTATTAGCGCGGAGAGCCTTTCAGCGCTGCCTGACAGACAGTATTCAGTTAGCATTAGTAAACTCCATAAATCAGGGACTTCTTTGGGCGCAGTATAAGTTTTAGAACTACTCAGGATttggtggggggtgggggaagaggagcagagaggggataTGCGTGCAGACGAAGGTCGCTTGGCCACGGATTTATTAATCTACCTGTGTGTTTATTTATTGTAAGGCACGAAAAGCGTCCCGGTGACAAATGCCTCTGGCAGAGCGTGTGCCCTCCTCCAAGCCAAGACCCTCGGGTAGCAGGCGAGGCCCGCGGAGGTAGGCAGCGCTGCCCCCGCCTCCCCACACCACGGCCCGCGGGATCCGCggagccgggcgggggccggagGAGCCTCCCCGTGCCGTGGGGTGGTTTGCCCTCACTCCCCATTCCTGCTCGGCCGCTGCCCCCCGCCCCCGTGATGCCATCTCATGCCCAAACTTTTTCCCGCACGCGGGAGCAGGGCCGGTCCCGCGGAGCCTCCGCACCCTCCAGCCCTCCCGCACGGGTAAGAATGGAGGGGGAAGCCCCCCAGGCCCTGTCCCCGGGAAGGGATGTGGGGCCCCCTTTGAGCCTCCTCTTGTCCCCAGCCCTTCTCTCACCTTCCCCTCAGAGAGAGGCGCCGACCCGCACCCAGCTCCGCTAGCACTGGCTTTTGGGGAGCCCGGGGGTCCTTTCCCTGTtctaaaaatccttttttttccccctctctctctttttccttttccctttttttttttttttttcccctttttaatttgtttgtttgtcccccctccttcttccttttttctttcctgccccTCCCCACGGCGCAGGTCCTGCCTTTTGTGTGCGGGCTCGCAGGGGCAggcgggggggcggcgggggccgggcaGGCAGCGGGCAGCGCTGTCCCCGCGCGTGTCGTGCCTCAGCCTTTatcccggcggcggcggctcggcGGGGGCCCGCGGGGCTCGGGGGCGGCGTGCGCCCGCCGCAgctgccgcccgcccgcccgcgctgcccgccccgcgccgctccGCGCTGCCCCGGCCCGCCGGCGGCTGCGGCCGGCAGCACGCGAGGGGAGCGGGCACCTGCCCAAGGAAAGGCGGGCGCGGCCGGGAGGGGAACGGGGGAGGGGGGCACACACGGGACGCCCTGGCTCGCCGCTCCGTAATGCAGCGCGTATTACTCAGTGCATTCAGGGATTAGCTCGACTTGAAGTGTGGGGCGATTCTGCGTCTCCCTGCTCCTCGCCTcttggaaaggggagaggggagaagcGCCCCCACGGTCGCACCCCTACCCCGTCCCCCTCCCGGTTCATCCCAGAGCGCAGCAACTTCGAGCTCCCAAGCGAGCGAGTTCTTAGCGTGTCAGGCCGCACAATGCGGGGCTAATTCCTGCTGCAAAAGGCAAGTGGTGAAGAATCAATCGCAGGCTTTATACAATCAAAAGGGATGATGGGCTTGGGGTTGcgaattttcttttttttttttttttttaagttcccTGCCCCAGTCTGAGTTTCTCCTGCTCCTTACCCCCGTCCTATTAATAATCCCATGCAGGCGATTGCAGACCGAGGTAAAGCTATCATTTGTATGCGCCTGAAGATTA from Poecile atricapillus isolate bPoeAtr1 chromosome Z, bPoeAtr1.hap1, whole genome shotgun sequence encodes:
- the LOC131572862 gene encoding achaete-scute homolog 1-like, with the translated sequence MASGSPARMSSAAGQPPFLQPACFFAAAVAAAAAPPGPPPGAPPPQLSPAGGQPSPGGKPSAPRAAKRQRSASPELMRCKRRLNFSGFGYSLPQQQPAAVARRNERERNRVKLVNLGFATLREHVPNGAANKKMSKVETLRSAVEYIRALQQLLDEHDAVSAAFQAGVLSPTISPSYSHDMNSMAGSPVSSYSSDEGSYDPLSPEEQELLDFTSWF